One Chaetodon trifascialis isolate fChaTrf1 chromosome 13, fChaTrf1.hap1, whole genome shotgun sequence DNA segment encodes these proteins:
- the LOC139341559 gene encoding exportin-5 isoform X1 — MTDQVAAMCDELIKAVNVMMDAETSQIYRLEALKFCEEFKETSSFCVPCGLQLADKAQPAVVRHFGLQILEHVIKFRWNNMQQQEKVQLKECAMQLLSNGTHSILEEESHIKDVLSRIIVEMIKREWPQHWPDMLKEMEALTSQGEAQTELVMLILLRLAEDVITFQTLPTQRRRDIQQTLTQNMENIFSFMMAILQVNVEDYRKLKGSPGHELQAKAHSRVAVATLNTLAGYIDWVSLVHITCGNCHLLEILCLLLSEPELQLEAAECLLIAISRKGKLEDRKPFMLLFDDVAIHYILSAAQSADGLAICKKSSESQAVEVVERRYVFLKRLCQVLCALGGQLCSLVGSDVEVEVPANLSKYMEAFLAFTTHSSQFLKSSTLNMWGSLFRHETLLKEAVVVEMAIKYLRASMTNLVKTGFPSRDDNPSCEYSRVDFDSNEDFNLFFTAFRAQQGEVVRSACRVVPLEAFQIAAEWLQYQIASPIDTGGTTSKTAEGLCSPLSPSVVQWDAMTVFMECMVTQIFKNLEEEKLPIDQSMELLQAVLNYDTNDPLILSCVLTNVSALFPFAIRRPHFLPQILFKLFKAITFEVGRENKAPRTRAVQNVRRHACSSIIKICRDYPKFILPCFDMFYNHVKKLFSGDATLTHMEKCSLMEALVLISNQFKDFAKQKAFLDELMASVIAEWTSDEMRHVLWDPAMFLSFVGADKVVTEQSKDADTAGLNRGRLSFCLYAMLGVVKRAHWPADLEEAKAGGFVVGYTPAGAPIYRNPCTDQFLILLPNLLALIRTQNSLFMPENMARLSETFSRAHEIMDVEKNVVLGLSQHLLDIYDSPVYRTSLERMQGFFSTLYDNCLHVLGNAGLSLQQEFYTIERLAEEIAASAFVSLDHVPDHRLRPMIRVFLRQLVQSCPQEYYESLLCPLLGPLFAYMLQRLNVRWQVINQRTSVNGEDEEEVVCQESQVTQEILEEQLVRLLTREVLDLLSVSCISKKVPEPAATKEEIEEEDMMMDSVQTPSPAQPTEELAELGKCLMKHENIYMTLLTLSFTSLSWKDTTNCHRTASMVCWTLLRQVVGGNLLPEAVTWFYTSVLRGLQVHGQHEVCNSTLSQLAMLIYDNLRPRYTELRTVMTQIPNISVEALDQYDHRLIDPNAQKVGEKKRKDQFKKLIAGTVGKALCQQFRKEVHIRNLPSLFKKPKQDKDALNSEVFGLAALFSPETDTL; from the exons CATGCGGCTTACAATTAGCCGACAAAGCCCAGCCAGCTGTAGTGAGACACTTTGGTTTGCAAATCCTGGAGCACGTCATCAA GTTCCGATGGAACAACATGCAGCAGCAAGAGAAAGTCCAGTTGAAGGAGTGTGCCATGCAGTTGTTATCAAAT GGTACTCACTCcatcctggaggaggagagccaCATCAAAGATGTCCTGTCGCGAATCATAGTGGAAATGATAAAAAGGGAATGGCCTCAGCATTGGCCAGATATGTTGAAAGAGATGGAGGCTCTCACTAGTCAAGGG GAGGCACAGACAGAGCTGGTGATGTTGATCCTGTTGAGGCTGGCGGAGGATGTGATCACCTTCCAGACATTGCCCACCCAGCGACGCAGAGACATCCAGCAAACGCTCACccaaaacatggaaaacatcTTCAGTTTCATGATGGCCATTCTGCAGGTTAACGTCGAGGACTATCGTAAACTG aaaggATCACCTGGACATGAACTGCAG GCCAAAGCTCACAGTCGAGTCGCTGTGGCTACGTTGAATACTCTTGCAGGCTACATAGACTGGGTGTCTCTGGTGCACATTACCTGCGGAAACTGTCATCTACTGGagattttgtgtttgctgctgagtgaaccggagctgcagctggaggcagCTGAGTGTCTGCTCATTGCTATCAGCCGGAAG GGCAAGCTGGAGGATAGGAAGCcattcatgctgctgtttgatgatgTAGCCATCCACTACATCCTTTCTGCGGCCCA ATCAGCAGATGGACTGGCAATATGTAAGAAATCCTCGGAATCACA agcagtggaggtggtggagcgGCGCTACGTCTTCCTGAAGAGGCTTTGTCAGGTCCTGTGTGCTCTGGGAGGCCAGCTCTGCTCATTAGTG GGTTCAGATGTAGAGGTCGAAGTACCTGCAAATCTCAGCAAGTACATGGAGGCCTTTTTAGCCTTCACCACACATTCCAGTCAG tttttaaaGTCGTCCACTCTGAATATGTGGGGATCTTTGTTCAGACATGAGACTCTGTTGAAGGAGGCTGTTGTTGTGGAGATGGCCATCAAATACCTCAGAGCGTCTATGACCAACCTAGTCAAG ACTGGATTCCCATCAAGAGACGATAACCCCAGTTGCGAGTATTCCCGGGTGGATTTCGACAGCAACGAGGACTTCAATTTGTTCTTTACTG CTTTTCGAGCGCAGCAGGGAGAGGTGGTTAGGAGTGCATGTCGCGTTGTTCCTCTGGAGGCTTTCCAGATAGCAGCAGAGTGGTTACAGTATCAAATTGCCAGCCCTATTGACACAGGGGGTACCACAT CTAAGACTGCTGAGGGCTTGTGCTCCCCACTGTCACCATCAGTGGTCCAGTGGGATGCAATGACCGTCTTCATGGAGTGCATGGTCACACAGATCTTCAAAAatctggaggaggag AAGCTGCCCATAGATCAGAgcatggagctgctgcaggccgTGCTGAACTATGACACGAACGACCCGCTCATCCTGTCCTGTGTTCTCACCAACGTCTCTGCTCTGTTCCCGTTTGCCATACGAAGACCACACTTCCTGCCACAGATCCTCTTCAAG CTCTTTAAAGCCATCACATTTGAGGTTGGTCGGGAAAACAAA GCACCACGGACCCGAGCTGTACAGAACGTGAGGAGGCACGCCTGTTCTTCCATCATCAAAATTTGCCGGGATTACCCAAAATTCATCTTG CCttgttttgacatgttttacaaTCACGTGAAGAAGCTGTTCTCGGGCGACGCCACGCTGACTCACATGGAGAAATGTTCACTGATGGAGGCTCTGGTGCTCATCAGTAACCAGTTCAAAGACTTCGCAAAGCAGAAGGCGTTTCTCGATGAACTGATGGCCTCAGTGATTGCAGAATGGACCTCAGATGAGATGAGGCA tgtgctgTGGGACCCTGCCATGTTTCTGTCCTTTGTTGGAGCTGATAAGGTGGTCACTGAGCAAAGTAAAGATGCCGACACAGCGGGCCTTAACAGGGGGCGG TTGAGTTTCTGTTTGTATGCCATGCTGGGAGTGGTGAAGCGGGCTCACTGGCCTGCAGATTTGGAGGAGGCTAAGGCTGGTGGCTTTGTGGTGGGCTACACCCCTGCAGGAGCTCCCATATACAGAAACCCCTGCACCGACCAATTTCTGATCTTGCTGCCCAACCTGCTGGCTCTAATAAG GACTCAGAACAGCCTGTTCATGCCTGAGAACATGGCTCGTCTGAGTGAGACCTTCTCCAGGGCCCATGAGATCATGGATGTAGAGAAAAATGTGGTTCTTG GTCTCTCTCAGCACCTTCTGGATATCTATGACTCTCCAGTGTATAGAACCAGCCTGGAGCGCATGCAGGGATTTTTCAGCACGTTGTATGACAACTG cctccatgTCCTGGGGAATGCAGGCTTGTCCCTACAGCAGGAATTCTACACCATAGAGAGGTTGGCTGAAGAAATAGCTGCTTCTGCTTTTGTCTCCCTCGACCATGTGCCTGACCACAGACTCCGTCCTATGATTC GGGTGTTTCTGAGGCAGTTGGTGCAGTCGTGTCCTCAGGAGTACTACGAAAGCTTGCTCTGCCCCCTGCTGGGCCCTCTGTTTGCCTACATGCTGCAG AGACTCAACGTCCGGTGGCAGGTCATCAACCAGAGAACCTCTGTCAA TggcgaggatgaggaggaggtggtgtgtCAGGAGAGCCAGGTAACGCAGGAGATAttggaggagcagctggtccGCCTGCTCACCAGGGAGGTGCTGGATCTCCTCT CTGTGAGCTGTATTTCCAAAAAAGTGCCTGAACCAGCAGCAACAAAGGAGGAAATAGAGG aggaagacatgaTGATGGATTCAGTGCAGACGCCATCTCCGGCGCAGCCCACagaggagctggctgagctgGGAAAATGCCTGATGAAACACGAG AACATCTACATGACCCTGTTGACCCTGTCCTTCACCTCGCTGTCGTGGAAGGACACCACGAACTGTCACCGCACTGCTTCCATGGTGTGCTGGACCCTCCTGCGGCAG gtcGTGGGGGGGAATCTTCTTCCCGAGGCTGTCACGTGGTTCTACACCAGTGTTCTTCGGGGCCTTCAGGTTCATGGGCAGCACGAGGTCTGCAACTCCACCCTCTCTCAGCTGGCCATGCTCATCTATGACAACCTG cGGCCTCGCTACACAGAGCTGAGAACAGTGATGACCCAGATCCCAAACATCAGTGTTGAGGCTCTGGACCAGTATGATCACAGGCTCATTGACCCCAATGCCCAGAAGgttggagagaagaagaggaaagaccAGTTCAAGAAGCTCATTGCAGGGACTGTTGGG AAAGCTCTGTGCCAGCAGTTCAGGAAGGAGGTTCATATCCGGAATCTTCCATCGCTCTTTAAAAAGCCGAAGCAGGACAAGGATGCACTGAACAGTGAAGTATTTGGCCTGGCAGCTCTCTTCTCCCCGGAGACTGACACCCTGTAG
- the LOC139341559 gene encoding exportin-5 isoform X2 has product MTDQVAAMCDELIKAVNVMMDAETSQIYRLEALKFCEEFKETSSFCVPCGLQLADKAQPAVVRHFGLQILEHVIKFRWNNMQQQEKVQLKECAMQLLSNGTHSILEEESHIKDVLSRIIVEMIKREWPQHWPDMLKEMEALTSQGEAQTELVMLILLRLAEDVITFQTLPTQRRRDIQQTLTQNMENIFSFMMAILQVNVEDYRKLKGSPGHELQAKAHSRVAVATLNTLAGYIDWVSLVHITCGNCHLLEILCLLLSEPELQLEAAECLLIAISRKGKLEDRKPFMLLFDDVAIHYILSAAQSADGLAICKKSSESQAVEVVERRYVFLKRLCQVLCALGGQLCSLVGSDVEVEVPANLSKYMEAFLAFTTHSSQFLKSSTLNMWGSLFRHETLLKEAVVVEMAIKYLRASMTNLVKTGFPSRDDNPSCEYSRVDFDSNEDFNLFFTAFRAQQGEVVRSACRVVPLEAFQIAAEWLQYQIASPIDTGGTTSKTAEGLCSPLSPSVVQWDAMTVFMECMVTQIFKNLEEEKLPIDQSMELLQAVLNYDTNDPLILSCVLTNVSALFPFAIRRPHFLPQILFKLFKAITFEVGRENKAPRTRAVQNVRRHACSSIIKICRDYPKFILPCFDMFYNHVKKLFSGDATLTHMEKCSLMEALVLISNQFKDFAKQKAFLDELMASVIAEWTSDEMRHVLWDPAMFLSFVGADKVVTEQSKDADTAGLNRGRLSFCLYAMLGVVKRAHWPADLEEAKAGGFVVGYTPAGAPIYRNPCTDQFLILLPNLLALIRTQNSLFMPENMARLSETFSRAHEIMDVEKNVVLGLSQHLLDIYDSPVYRTSLERMQGFFSTLYDNCLHVLGNAGLSLQQEFYTIERLAEEIAASAFVSLDHVPDHRLRPVVRVFLRQLVQSCPQEYYESLLCPLLGPLFAYMLQRLNVRWQVINQRTSVNGEDEEEVVCQESQVTQEILEEQLVRLLTREVLDLLSVSCISKKVPEPAATKEEIEEEDMMMDSVQTPSPAQPTEELAELGKCLMKHENIYMTLLTLSFTSLSWKDTTNCHRTASMVCWTLLRQVVGGNLLPEAVTWFYTSVLRGLQVHGQHEVCNSTLSQLAMLIYDNLRPRYTELRTVMTQIPNISVEALDQYDHRLIDPNAQKVGEKKRKDQFKKLIAGTVGKALCQQFRKEVHIRNLPSLFKKPKQDKDALNSEVFGLAALFSPETDTL; this is encoded by the exons CATGCGGCTTACAATTAGCCGACAAAGCCCAGCCAGCTGTAGTGAGACACTTTGGTTTGCAAATCCTGGAGCACGTCATCAA GTTCCGATGGAACAACATGCAGCAGCAAGAGAAAGTCCAGTTGAAGGAGTGTGCCATGCAGTTGTTATCAAAT GGTACTCACTCcatcctggaggaggagagccaCATCAAAGATGTCCTGTCGCGAATCATAGTGGAAATGATAAAAAGGGAATGGCCTCAGCATTGGCCAGATATGTTGAAAGAGATGGAGGCTCTCACTAGTCAAGGG GAGGCACAGACAGAGCTGGTGATGTTGATCCTGTTGAGGCTGGCGGAGGATGTGATCACCTTCCAGACATTGCCCACCCAGCGACGCAGAGACATCCAGCAAACGCTCACccaaaacatggaaaacatcTTCAGTTTCATGATGGCCATTCTGCAGGTTAACGTCGAGGACTATCGTAAACTG aaaggATCACCTGGACATGAACTGCAG GCCAAAGCTCACAGTCGAGTCGCTGTGGCTACGTTGAATACTCTTGCAGGCTACATAGACTGGGTGTCTCTGGTGCACATTACCTGCGGAAACTGTCATCTACTGGagattttgtgtttgctgctgagtgaaccggagctgcagctggaggcagCTGAGTGTCTGCTCATTGCTATCAGCCGGAAG GGCAAGCTGGAGGATAGGAAGCcattcatgctgctgtttgatgatgTAGCCATCCACTACATCCTTTCTGCGGCCCA ATCAGCAGATGGACTGGCAATATGTAAGAAATCCTCGGAATCACA agcagtggaggtggtggagcgGCGCTACGTCTTCCTGAAGAGGCTTTGTCAGGTCCTGTGTGCTCTGGGAGGCCAGCTCTGCTCATTAGTG GGTTCAGATGTAGAGGTCGAAGTACCTGCAAATCTCAGCAAGTACATGGAGGCCTTTTTAGCCTTCACCACACATTCCAGTCAG tttttaaaGTCGTCCACTCTGAATATGTGGGGATCTTTGTTCAGACATGAGACTCTGTTGAAGGAGGCTGTTGTTGTGGAGATGGCCATCAAATACCTCAGAGCGTCTATGACCAACCTAGTCAAG ACTGGATTCCCATCAAGAGACGATAACCCCAGTTGCGAGTATTCCCGGGTGGATTTCGACAGCAACGAGGACTTCAATTTGTTCTTTACTG CTTTTCGAGCGCAGCAGGGAGAGGTGGTTAGGAGTGCATGTCGCGTTGTTCCTCTGGAGGCTTTCCAGATAGCAGCAGAGTGGTTACAGTATCAAATTGCCAGCCCTATTGACACAGGGGGTACCACAT CTAAGACTGCTGAGGGCTTGTGCTCCCCACTGTCACCATCAGTGGTCCAGTGGGATGCAATGACCGTCTTCATGGAGTGCATGGTCACACAGATCTTCAAAAatctggaggaggag AAGCTGCCCATAGATCAGAgcatggagctgctgcaggccgTGCTGAACTATGACACGAACGACCCGCTCATCCTGTCCTGTGTTCTCACCAACGTCTCTGCTCTGTTCCCGTTTGCCATACGAAGACCACACTTCCTGCCACAGATCCTCTTCAAG CTCTTTAAAGCCATCACATTTGAGGTTGGTCGGGAAAACAAA GCACCACGGACCCGAGCTGTACAGAACGTGAGGAGGCACGCCTGTTCTTCCATCATCAAAATTTGCCGGGATTACCCAAAATTCATCTTG CCttgttttgacatgttttacaaTCACGTGAAGAAGCTGTTCTCGGGCGACGCCACGCTGACTCACATGGAGAAATGTTCACTGATGGAGGCTCTGGTGCTCATCAGTAACCAGTTCAAAGACTTCGCAAAGCAGAAGGCGTTTCTCGATGAACTGATGGCCTCAGTGATTGCAGAATGGACCTCAGATGAGATGAGGCA tgtgctgTGGGACCCTGCCATGTTTCTGTCCTTTGTTGGAGCTGATAAGGTGGTCACTGAGCAAAGTAAAGATGCCGACACAGCGGGCCTTAACAGGGGGCGG TTGAGTTTCTGTTTGTATGCCATGCTGGGAGTGGTGAAGCGGGCTCACTGGCCTGCAGATTTGGAGGAGGCTAAGGCTGGTGGCTTTGTGGTGGGCTACACCCCTGCAGGAGCTCCCATATACAGAAACCCCTGCACCGACCAATTTCTGATCTTGCTGCCCAACCTGCTGGCTCTAATAAG GACTCAGAACAGCCTGTTCATGCCTGAGAACATGGCTCGTCTGAGTGAGACCTTCTCCAGGGCCCATGAGATCATGGATGTAGAGAAAAATGTGGTTCTTG GTCTCTCTCAGCACCTTCTGGATATCTATGACTCTCCAGTGTATAGAACCAGCCTGGAGCGCATGCAGGGATTTTTCAGCACGTTGTATGACAACTG cctccatgTCCTGGGGAATGCAGGCTTGTCCCTACAGCAGGAATTCTACACCATAGAGAGGTTGGCTGAAGAAATAGCTGCTTCTGCTTTTGTCTCCCTCGACCATGTGCCTGACCACAGACTCCGTC CAGTGGTACGGGTGTTTCTGAGGCAGTTGGTGCAGTCGTGTCCTCAGGAGTACTACGAAAGCTTGCTCTGCCCCCTGCTGGGCCCTCTGTTTGCCTACATGCTGCAG AGACTCAACGTCCGGTGGCAGGTCATCAACCAGAGAACCTCTGTCAA TggcgaggatgaggaggaggtggtgtgtCAGGAGAGCCAGGTAACGCAGGAGATAttggaggagcagctggtccGCCTGCTCACCAGGGAGGTGCTGGATCTCCTCT CTGTGAGCTGTATTTCCAAAAAAGTGCCTGAACCAGCAGCAACAAAGGAGGAAATAGAGG aggaagacatgaTGATGGATTCAGTGCAGACGCCATCTCCGGCGCAGCCCACagaggagctggctgagctgGGAAAATGCCTGATGAAACACGAG AACATCTACATGACCCTGTTGACCCTGTCCTTCACCTCGCTGTCGTGGAAGGACACCACGAACTGTCACCGCACTGCTTCCATGGTGTGCTGGACCCTCCTGCGGCAG gtcGTGGGGGGGAATCTTCTTCCCGAGGCTGTCACGTGGTTCTACACCAGTGTTCTTCGGGGCCTTCAGGTTCATGGGCAGCACGAGGTCTGCAACTCCACCCTCTCTCAGCTGGCCATGCTCATCTATGACAACCTG cGGCCTCGCTACACAGAGCTGAGAACAGTGATGACCCAGATCCCAAACATCAGTGTTGAGGCTCTGGACCAGTATGATCACAGGCTCATTGACCCCAATGCCCAGAAGgttggagagaagaagaggaaagaccAGTTCAAGAAGCTCATTGCAGGGACTGTTGGG AAAGCTCTGTGCCAGCAGTTCAGGAAGGAGGTTCATATCCGGAATCTTCCATCGCTCTTTAAAAAGCCGAAGCAGGACAAGGATGCACTGAACAGTGAAGTATTTGGCCTGGCAGCTCTCTTCTCCCCGGAGACTGACACCCTGTAG